From Cannabis sativa cultivar Pink pepper isolate KNU-18-1 chromosome 8, ASM2916894v1, whole genome shotgun sequence, a single genomic window includes:
- the LOC133030445 gene encoding uncharacterized protein LOC133030445 — MISNWTFLASKHGKTDMFIIRKIEHTHTCSLDITSGDHPQATSNLVGKVIKNKFVNPKEITLQQKLWMTWQMIYSVSISYQKAWRAREKAIVDARRCPQESYSEIPSILYMMQISNPGTITDLVTDEDNKFKYLYFAVGASIKGWQPLYTNNSHRWNLFDKPTWRHFVDSKCTKCK; from the exons ATGATAAGCAACTGGACATTCTTAGCATCAAAACATGGAAAGACTGACATGTTTATCATAAGAAAAATAGAGCATACTCATACATGTTCATTGGACATCACTTCTGGAGACCATCCTCAAGCTACAAGCAACCTGGTTGGAAAGGTTATAAAAAACAAGTTTGTAAACCCAAAAGAGATTACACTCCAACAGAAATTGTGGATGACATGGCAGATGATTTACAGTGTCTCTATATCTTACCAAAAAGCATGGAGAGCTAGAGAAAAGGCAATTGTGGATGCTCGTCGCTGCCCACAAGAATCATACAGTGAGATACCATCAATTTTATACATGATGCAAATATCAAACCCAG GAACAATCACAGACCTAGTAACAGATgaagataacaaattcaaataTCTATACTTTGCAGTAGGTGCTTCAATAAAAGGTTGGCAACCTTTGTACACCAATAATAGTCACAGATGGAACCTTTTTGACAAACCAACATGGAGGCACTTTGTTGATAGCAAGTGCACAAAATGCAAATAG
- the LOC133030186 gene encoding uncharacterized protein LOC133030186, producing the protein MKFKKGGDELKIAFNSASKAYNIEDFEKSMQDLDNIDVRIRDYLVNEIGVEKWTRLYGMNRRYKTMTSNIAESVNAALKAVRDLPIATLLECLHSLVQRWYWENKNRAQKTTTTLAKIPEKTLKKQRDMSLKYKVETANLLVYQVHDNNRSHIVNLENKTCSCQRFEYDEMPCSHAMAVLSKRNLSCYKYCSYYYTKEAFMATYEDSILPLGEATSWNIPDLIRNIVVLPPKHKRAAGRPKKQRYKNRLEAKAQVVCGQCHQRGHNKRSCKNDPVLKPPRKRKRS; encoded by the exons atgaaattcaaaaaaggAGGTGATGAGCTCAAGATTGCATTTAATAGTGCATCTAAAGCTTACAACATAGAAGATTTTGAAAAGAGCATGCAAGACTTGGACAATATAGATGTAAGAATAAGAGATTACTTGGTGAATGAAATTGGTGTCGAAAAGTGGACAAGACTATATGGCATGAACAGGAGATACAAAACAATGACATCAAATATTGCCGAATCAGTCAATGCAGCCTTGAAAGCAGTAAGAGACCTACCCATCGCAACTCTACTAGAATGCCTACATTCATTGGTGCAAAGATGGTATTGGGAAAACAAGAATAGAGCCCAAAAAACTACAACAACACTGGCAAAAATACCTGAAAAAACATTAAAGAAACAAAGAGATATGAGTTTAAAGTACAAG GTTGAAACAGCAAACCTTCTGGTATACCAAGTACACGACAACAACAGATCTCACATAGTAAACTTGGAGAATAAAACATGCAGCTGCCAACGATTTGAATATGATGAAATGCCTTGCTCTCATGCAATGGCTGTACTAAGCAAAAGGAACCTGTCTTGCTACAAATATTGCTCATACTACTACACGAAAGAAGCTTTTATGGCAACATATGAAGACAGTATACTCCCATTAGGTGAGGCAACATCATGGAATATACCAGATTTAATAAGAAATATTGTAGTCCTCCCACCTAAACATAAGAGAGCTGCCGGAAGACCAAAGAAACAACGATACAAAAATAGACTTGAAGCAAAAGCACAAGTGGTATGCGGTCAATGTCACCAGAGAGGACACAACAAAAGATCATGTAAAAATGACCCAGTACTAAAACcaccaagaaaaagaaaaagatcataa
- the LOC133030187 gene encoding ubiquitin-like-specific protease ESD4 yields the protein MRCLKVLNSMRFGRYKNNSESFVRAFAVIIPILLSHVNFYEGRKDIDRSSKHWQGKKDTDAFDIVVVDNLPQQEDSDCGVFIIKYAHFFMHGLIDKIPKKLDIAFTRKKLCVDLFVHAKKKELGGYESTSEHPGRMP from the exons ATGAGATGCTTAAAAGTGTTGAATTctatgaggtttgggaggtacAAGAACAACTCAGAGAGTTTTGTTCGTGCATTTGCTGTAATAATTCCTATCTTACTGTCACATGTTAATTTCTATGAGGGGAGAAAAGATATTGACAGGAGTAGTAAGCACTGGCAAGGTAAAAAAGATACTGATGCGTTTGATATTGTCGTGGTTGATAATTTGCCACAACAAGAGGATAG TGATTGTGGTgtttttatcataaagtatgcTCATTTCTTCATgcatggattgattgataagaTTCCTAAGAAGTTGGACATTGCATTCACTCGTAAGAAGTTGTGTGTTGATCTGTTTGTTCATGCAAAGAAGAAGGAGTTGGGTGGGTACGAGTCTACTTCGGAGCATCCAGGAAGGATGCCATAG
- the LOC133030446 gene encoding uncharacterized protein LOC133030446 codes for MLFVVSVKCFLCLFCIFTGFGGGDAVKVIGSDGTNKDNVEGKNTEEAKDVADGSNKDNVEGRAVDVDASVNDVEGVCSKGKLFDSQGTEDSITVSALEIINEKIDAYEGSIKKDKSLNKLEATNADVLSTYGLDKTDVVGVEKKHGSQESFSVSTMEVVNDHLVSYEDKL; via the exons ATGTTGTTTGTTGTCTCTGTCAAAtgttttttatgtttgttttgtaTATTTACAGGGTTTGGGGGTGGTGATGCTGTTAAAGTTATTGGTTCAGATGGGACAAATAAAGACAATGTTGAGGGAAAGAATACTGAAGAAGCAAAAGATGTTGCAGATGGGAGTAATAAAGATAATGTTGAGGGCAGAGCAGTTGATGTAGATGCAAGTGTAAATGATGTTGAAGGTGTTTGTAGTAAGGGAAAGTTGTTTGATAGTCAAGGCACTGAGGATAGTATCACTGTGTCTGCTTTGGAGATTATAAATGAAAAGATTGATGCCTATGAGGGAAGCATTAAAAAG gatAAGTCTTTAAATAAATTAGAGGCAACAAATGCTGATGTTTTATCTACCTATGGGTTGGACAAG ACTGATGTTGTTGGTGTTGAGAAGAAGCATGGTTCTCAAGAAAGCTTTTCTGTATCTACCATGGAGGTTGTTAATGATCATTTGGTTTCCTATGAAGACAAGCTTTGA